In a genomic window of Shouchella clausii:
- a CDS encoding superoxide dismutase, whose protein sequence is MATHSLPELGFAFDALEPTIDRKTMEIHHGKHHQTYVNNLNAALENEPSLQSQSLEQLLANIESLPASIQTPVRNNGGGHLNHSLFWQVIAPPTGANEMSPALKEAIDKAFGNFEGFKETFTKAATTRFGSGWAWLVVNESKELEVYSTANQDNPIMDGKQAILGLDVWEHAYYLNYQNRRPEYIANFFSIINWEAVSKAYEKAIG, encoded by the coding sequence ATGGCTACCCATTCATTACCAGAACTTGGCTTTGCTTTTGACGCGCTAGAGCCAACGATTGACAGAAAAACAATGGAAATCCATCACGGCAAGCATCATCAAACATACGTAAACAATTTGAATGCGGCATTGGAAAACGAGCCATCGTTGCAAAGCCAATCGCTTGAACAATTGCTCGCCAACATCGAGTCACTTCCGGCATCGATTCAAACCCCAGTCCGCAATAATGGCGGCGGCCACCTTAACCATTCATTGTTCTGGCAAGTAATTGCCCCGCCAACAGGCGCAAATGAAATGAGTCCTGCTTTAAAAGAAGCCATTGATAAAGCATTCGGGAATTTTGAAGGCTTTAAAGAAACATTCACTAAAGCAGCAACGACACGTTTTGGCTCAGGCTGGGCTTGGCTTGTCGTCAATGAAAGCAAAGAGTTAGAAGTTTACAGTACAGCAAACCAAGACAATCCGATCATGGACGGAAAACAAGCCATCCTCGGTCTTGACGTTTGGGAGCATGCCTACTATTTGAATTACCAAAACAGGCGGCCAGAGTACATTGCGAACTTTTTCTCCATTATTAATTGGGAGGCCGTATCGAAAGCATACGAAAAGGCAATCGGTTAA
- a CDS encoding helix-turn-helix transcriptional regulator, with translation MEKQTTKEKILELLKKQVEMSVGELTDVLGITHMAVRKHLNVLLKDGFVQFREIKQDIGRPLQMFSISEKGDRLFPKNYEGLTVDFLHDIRDLHGDESIHYLFKKRELRLTNRYFKRMVHKSPEEKMAELAKIQNEKGYMAEVTQHDAWTFELVEHNCPVFAVAKQFKAACQCETSLFKNVLETESVKRVACQSDGDTECRFVMAFSENRQVEHR, from the coding sequence ATGGAAAAACAAACAACAAAAGAGAAAATCCTCGAGTTGCTGAAAAAGCAAGTAGAGATGAGTGTCGGCGAATTAACGGATGTGCTCGGGATCACTCATATGGCCGTACGCAAACACCTGAATGTTCTTTTAAAAGATGGCTTTGTCCAGTTTCGTGAAATAAAGCAAGACATAGGGCGCCCCCTGCAAATGTTTTCAATTTCAGAAAAAGGAGACCGCCTTTTCCCAAAAAATTATGAAGGGTTGACAGTCGACTTTCTGCACGACATTCGAGACCTTCATGGCGACGAATCCATCCATTATTTGTTTAAAAAACGGGAACTGCGTTTAACGAATCGTTATTTTAAGCGGATGGTCCATAAATCGCCTGAAGAAAAAATGGCCGAGCTAGCGAAAATCCAAAACGAAAAAGGATACATGGCCGAAGTCACTCAGCATGATGCCTGGACATTTGAGCTTGTCGAGCATAACTGCCCTGTATTTGCAGTCGCCAAACAATTTAAAGCTGCCTGCCAATGCGAAACATCCTTGTTTAAAAATGTACTTGAAACGGAATCAGTCAAACGAGTGGCATGTCAATCAGACGGCGACACTGAATGTCGGTTCGTGATGGCCTTTTCAGAAAATCGGCAGGTAGAGCATCGTTGA
- a CDS encoding oligosaccharide flippase family protein — MLARHAFAYLLSHGVPALVGFLGIAVYSRMLSPEQYGRYALVLAVSALVNAIVFEWLKVSVLRHYKSSKQSEAFYMTVKAAFIGLMAGTLALAGVMLLVSDWLSPPLLFLALLLCWAQAWYQLNLSLLRAELSPVRYGRVAFARSLLGLILGVLLIAAGYGEIGLVIGIVVGLVLPLLPLFWQRWGWHFRQKAMDYTLLRQFAAYGLPLTLTLLLGMVIHQSDRIIISEMIGIEATGMYAVTYDLTEQTIFTLMLIINLAAFPLAVKALEEKGEEAAREQVKANTSLLLAIGIPALCGLVVLREGVAELFLGEAFRETAVLLMPYIAVGALLKGFKLYGVDIMFHLYKQTKLQMVPVAVAAIANVILTIALLPTYGLEGAAFATVVAYGLAIALAWLFINKQMGRLPFPGKDFVKVLCATAIMLLCMWPFLGSAHWGMLILQVGIGGLSYGVACLLLFRKQVQLMYKKVNRKRNQPVIEKRGDGQ, encoded by the coding sequence GTGCTTGCTAGACATGCATTTGCTTATCTCCTCTCTCACGGGGTACCGGCATTGGTCGGGTTTCTCGGCATTGCCGTTTATTCACGGATGCTCTCACCAGAACAATACGGGCGTTACGCTCTTGTGCTTGCAGTGAGTGCACTCGTCAATGCCATTGTGTTTGAATGGCTGAAAGTCAGTGTGCTTAGGCATTACAAAAGCAGCAAGCAAAGCGAAGCTTTTTATATGACAGTAAAAGCGGCTTTTATAGGGCTAATGGCCGGAACGCTAGCGCTCGCAGGCGTAATGTTGCTCGTTTCCGATTGGCTGTCGCCGCCGCTTTTGTTTTTAGCATTGTTGCTATGTTGGGCCCAGGCATGGTACCAGTTGAATTTATCGCTTTTGCGGGCAGAGCTATCCCCTGTGAGATATGGAAGAGTGGCGTTTGCCCGCTCACTGCTCGGACTCATTTTAGGGGTCTTGTTGATTGCAGCAGGGTACGGGGAAATAGGCTTGGTCATTGGAATCGTTGTCGGTTTGGTGCTGCCGCTCCTCCCTTTATTTTGGCAACGGTGGGGATGGCATTTCCGTCAAAAAGCAATGGACTACACGCTTTTACGGCAATTTGCGGCGTACGGATTGCCGCTTACGCTGACGTTGTTGCTTGGGATGGTGATTCACCAATCGGACCGGATTATTATTAGCGAAATGATTGGGATAGAAGCAACGGGTATGTATGCGGTGACATACGATTTGACGGAACAAACGATCTTTACACTCATGTTGATTATCAATCTTGCTGCTTTTCCACTTGCTGTTAAGGCGCTTGAGGAAAAGGGGGAAGAAGCAGCGCGAGAGCAAGTAAAAGCTAATACCAGTCTATTGCTTGCTATAGGTATTCCGGCGCTTTGCGGCTTGGTCGTGCTTCGTGAAGGGGTTGCCGAGCTATTTTTAGGAGAAGCGTTTCGGGAGACGGCCGTGCTGCTCATGCCGTACATTGCCGTGGGCGCCTTGTTAAAAGGCTTTAAACTCTATGGTGTCGATATTATGTTTCACTTGTATAAGCAAACAAAGCTGCAAATGGTGCCAGTCGCAGTAGCTGCCATCGCCAATGTGATACTAACGATTGCCCTTCTTCCTACTTATGGCTTAGAAGGGGCCGCTTTCGCGACGGTGGTTGCTTATGGGTTGGCGATTGCTCTTGCGTGGCTGTTTATAAATAAGCAAATGGGGCGGCTGCCATTTCCGGGTAAAGATTTTGTAAAGGTTTTGTGTGCAACAGCGATCATGCTCCTTTGCATGTGGCCGTTTTTAGGCAGCGCTCACTGGGGCATGCTCATCCTTCAAGTGGGGATCGGAGGGCTAAGCTATGGTGTTGCCTGTTTGCTGCTTTTTCGAAAACAAGTACAGCTTATGTACAAAAAGGTAAATCGAAAACGAAATCAACCAGTCATTGAAAAAAGGGGAGACGGACAATGA
- a CDS encoding glycosyltransferase family 2 protein, producing MITFVVPTLGERCNEFKRLLVSLDKQTDKRFELIVVSQGNYDQVEQWLSAFQLRSTHIQLGEKGLSRARNAAWPALKGDIVSFSDDDCWYPPDAVERVHSAFAQEGADAYCFQIYDPIQQSPYKHYNTSPGTVRGRRVWKKSSIELFFRQSAIESLRFNEAFGLGGTYPSGEENLFLRQFLVAGHTLMYIPETIVFHEKPSQASRLQEAQLVSKGPLFKTMYNGPFGFVLLTALFAKKYKHLKHPTASYAKAVRALLNYKPKEARP from the coding sequence ATGATTACATTTGTCGTGCCAACGCTTGGTGAACGATGCAACGAATTTAAACGATTGCTTGTCAGTTTGGATAAGCAAACGGATAAACGGTTTGAGTTGATTGTCGTGTCTCAAGGCAATTACGACCAAGTAGAGCAATGGCTGAGCGCTTTCCAGTTGCGCTCGACCCATATTCAACTAGGGGAAAAGGGCTTATCTAGAGCGAGAAATGCAGCTTGGCCAGCGCTGAAAGGCGACATTGTCTCTTTTTCCGATGACGATTGCTGGTACCCGCCTGATGCAGTCGAACGGGTACACAGCGCGTTTGCGCAAGAGGGCGCTGATGCCTACTGCTTTCAAATTTATGACCCGATCCAACAAAGCCCGTATAAACACTATAATACATCGCCTGGTACTGTCCGAGGACGACGCGTTTGGAAAAAGTCCTCCATTGAGCTGTTTTTCCGCCAGTCAGCGATTGAATCGCTGCGCTTTAATGAAGCATTCGGGCTTGGTGGAACGTATCCAAGCGGAGAAGAAAACTTGTTTTTGCGGCAGTTTTTAGTGGCAGGCCATACACTGATGTACATACCTGAAACAATTGTATTCCATGAGAAACCGTCTCAAGCATCACGGCTCCAGGAAGCGCAATTGGTCAGCAAAGGTCCGCTATTTAAAACAATGTACAACGGGCCGTTTGGCTTCGTCTTGCTTACAGCATTGTTTGCTAAAAAATACAAACACTTAAAGCATCCAACTGCGAGCTATGCGAAAGCGGTACGGGCATTGCTGAACTATAAGCCGAAGGAGGCAAGGCCGTGA
- a CDS encoding glycosyltransferase has translation MKIAFVLYSFAAGGVERMTLHLAEAFLQKGKQVDLLVIHPDGEYKQAVPKGVNLFAFGKRTAKEALPGMISYLRREQPDVVCSAKDYLNVLVIAAKKLSFSKAQLIVSCRVHLSEQARKQPGQFGRIKTAVRYSYRFADDVVGVSKGVAEDIKAIAQLPDEKVHIIYNPVVTKTLEEKMEQPVSHRFFEERNAKVIVTVGRLHVQKDYPTLLRSFANLQQNELPEARLLFIGDGEEKESLQKLAAELEVGQAVDFAGFQPNPYAYMKKAHLFALSSAWEGFGNVIVEALATGTPVVATDCPSGPREILADGEYGQLVPVGDTVALAQAMKEALLSHHDEAELISRAREFTVEACAAAYETLFR, from the coding sequence GTGAAAATCGCATTTGTGCTCTATTCGTTTGCGGCGGGTGGGGTTGAGCGGATGACGCTTCATTTAGCAGAGGCGTTTTTACAAAAAGGCAAGCAAGTCGATTTGCTTGTTATCCATCCTGATGGCGAATACAAACAAGCCGTTCCAAAAGGCGTCAATCTTTTCGCGTTTGGCAAAAGAACGGCAAAGGAGGCATTGCCAGGGATGATTTCTTATTTGCGCCGGGAGCAGCCAGACGTGGTTTGTTCCGCAAAAGACTACTTAAATGTACTCGTTATTGCCGCTAAGAAGCTAAGCTTTTCGAAAGCGCAGTTAATCGTCTCATGCCGCGTCCATTTGAGCGAGCAAGCACGGAAACAGCCAGGCCAGTTTGGCCGCATAAAAACAGCAGTCCGTTACAGTTATCGTTTTGCCGATGATGTCGTTGGCGTCTCCAAAGGCGTAGCTGAAGACATAAAGGCGATTGCCCAATTGCCTGATGAAAAGGTTCATATCATCTATAACCCGGTTGTGACGAAAACGTTAGAGGAAAAGATGGAACAGCCTGTTAGCCACCGCTTCTTTGAAGAAAGGAATGCCAAAGTCATTGTCACAGTTGGCCGCTTGCATGTGCAAAAAGACTACCCTACATTATTGCGGTCATTTGCGAATCTACAACAAAACGAGTTGCCCGAAGCAAGGCTGCTGTTTATAGGCGATGGGGAAGAAAAAGAATCGTTGCAAAAGCTTGCTGCAGAATTAGAAGTTGGCCAAGCTGTTGATTTTGCTGGTTTCCAACCGAACCCTTACGCCTATATGAAAAAAGCGCATTTATTTGCCCTTTCTTCAGCATGGGAAGGCTTTGGGAATGTCATTGTGGAAGCACTTGCGACTGGGACGCCTGTCGTAGCGACAGACTGTCCAAGTGGCCCAAGGGAAATTTTAGCGGACGGAGAATATGGCCAATTGGTTCCAGTGGGCGATACGGTGGCGTTGGCACAGGCAATGAAAGAAGCCTTGCTTAGCCATCATGACGAAGCGGAATTAATAAGCCGTGCCCGTGAATTTACAGTAGAAGCTTGTGCCGCCGCCTATGAAACATTGTTTCGTTAG
- a CDS encoding UDP-glucose dehydrogenase family protein translates to MKLCVIGTGYVGLVSGVCYSHIGHEVVCVDRDHEKIKRLSQGEVPIFEPGLEDMLASNMTAGRLSFTTRLSEGLAGADAAIIAVGTPARADGSANLDYVEAVAKEIGSCITAGFVVITKSTVPVGTNRKVKSWIAETCGHEDFEVASCPEFLREGTAIADTLEMERAVIGVESVKAERLLRDLHKPFQTTIVACNLETAEMAKYAANAFLATKISFINEVANVCEQVGADVTSLAEAIGLDRRIGRYFLKAGIGYGGSCFPKDTQAFIRVAQQAGYDLQIVPAVERVNAAQRLTVVNKLKTALGHNLAGKRIAILGLAFKPNTDDMRAAPALDVYPALKREQANTVAFDPIATEQAKAALPGIQLANTWQQAVRDADAVLLLTDWETFKDISLPELKKLIKQPIVIDGRNMFDPKEMEMHGFYYDSVGRPVVDGRLERIRDWEDLVLGIYDRFANG, encoded by the coding sequence ATGAAGCTTTGTGTGATCGGAACGGGATATGTCGGTCTTGTATCAGGTGTCTGCTATAGCCACATTGGCCATGAAGTGGTTTGTGTCGACCGAGATCATGAGAAGATTAAGCGACTTAGCCAAGGGGAAGTGCCGATTTTTGAACCGGGACTTGAAGATATGCTAGCAAGCAACATGACGGCAGGACGGCTATCGTTTACGACCCGTTTGTCCGAAGGGCTGGCCGGCGCAGATGCAGCAATTATAGCAGTTGGTACGCCAGCCCGGGCAGATGGATCGGCAAATTTGGATTATGTGGAAGCTGTCGCCAAGGAGATTGGCTCATGTATAACAGCGGGGTTTGTCGTTATTACGAAAAGCACCGTTCCAGTCGGGACAAATCGGAAAGTGAAGAGCTGGATTGCTGAAACATGCGGCCACGAAGATTTCGAAGTGGCCTCCTGCCCAGAGTTTTTGCGAGAAGGCACTGCCATAGCCGACACGCTTGAAATGGAGAGAGCCGTGATTGGCGTAGAAAGCGTCAAAGCAGAGCGGCTCCTCCGTGACTTGCATAAACCGTTTCAGACAACAATTGTCGCGTGTAATCTCGAAACGGCTGAAATGGCTAAGTACGCAGCCAATGCGTTTTTAGCAACAAAAATTAGCTTTATTAATGAAGTCGCCAACGTCTGTGAACAAGTTGGCGCCGACGTCACTTCCCTTGCCGAAGCCATTGGTTTAGATCGCCGGATTGGACGCTACTTTTTAAAAGCTGGCATCGGTTACGGTGGTTCTTGTTTCCCGAAAGACACGCAAGCGTTTATCCGCGTCGCCCAACAAGCAGGCTACGACCTGCAAATTGTGCCTGCAGTAGAACGAGTCAATGCCGCCCAGCGCTTAACGGTTGTCAATAAACTGAAAACAGCACTCGGTCATAATTTGGCGGGCAAACGGATTGCAATCCTAGGGCTAGCGTTTAAGCCAAATACAGACGACATGCGGGCTGCTCCCGCCCTTGACGTGTATCCAGCACTAAAACGTGAACAGGCAAATACGGTTGCTTTTGATCCGATTGCCACCGAGCAAGCAAAAGCAGCGTTGCCTGGCATTCAACTAGCAAACACATGGCAACAAGCAGTCAGAGATGCTGATGCTGTTCTGCTACTAACGGATTGGGAGACATTTAAGGACATTTCCTTGCCAGAGTTGAAAAAGTTGATAAAGCAACCGATCGTCATTGACGGCCGCAACATGTTCGACCCTAAAGAAATGGAAATGCACGGCTTTTATTACGATTCAGTCGGCAGGCCGGTCGTTGATGGGCGGCTTGAACGCATCCGCGACTGGGAAGATCTTGTATTGGGGATTTATGACCGCTTTGCCAATGGATAA
- a CDS encoding glycosyltransferase family 2 protein, whose amino-acid sequence MEQQPLVSIITPVYNCETFLHETIESVLAQTYANWELWLINDASSDGSKYIAAQFAEADSRIKLVDLEKNGGAAVARNKGLEKAEGKYVAFLDGDDLWRPQKLERQVRFMEDTGHLFSFTSYRIMREDGTERSKVVEAPSVVTYEQLLSNTIIGCLTVMLNQDALGPLQMPTIRTRQDFMLWLSILKKGYSAYGIKEELAVYRKVGNSISSNKWQAAKRNWEIYRKHEELPWLKACRVFAGYAWNGMKKL is encoded by the coding sequence GTGGAACAACAACCACTTGTATCAATAATTACTCCTGTTTATAATTGCGAGACCTTTTTACATGAGACGATTGAATCGGTTTTAGCGCAAACATATGCCAATTGGGAGCTATGGCTGATCAATGATGCTTCTAGTGATGGCAGCAAGTACATTGCTGCTCAATTTGCCGAAGCAGACAGCCGAATCAAGCTCGTTGATTTAGAAAAAAACGGCGGTGCAGCAGTGGCGCGTAACAAAGGCCTAGAAAAGGCAGAAGGCAAGTATGTTGCTTTTTTGGATGGCGATGACCTGTGGCGTCCTCAGAAATTAGAGAGGCAAGTCCGTTTTATGGAGGATACTGGCCATTTGTTCTCGTTTACGAGTTACCGGATTATGAGGGAGGACGGCACGGAGCGAAGCAAAGTGGTGGAAGCGCCGTCTGTCGTCACGTACGAGCAGTTGCTTTCCAACACGATTATTGGATGTTTGACTGTCATGTTAAATCAAGATGCATTAGGACCGCTGCAAATGCCTACAATAAGGACGAGACAGGATTTCATGCTGTGGCTTTCAATATTGAAGAAAGGCTACTCCGCTTACGGGATAAAGGAGGAGCTGGCGGTATACCGCAAAGTCGGCAACTCAATATCAAGCAATAAGTGGCAAGCGGCGAAACGAAATTGGGAAATTTACCGAAAACATGAGGAACTGCCCTGGCTGAAAGCGTGCCGTGTTTTTGCCGGTTACGCGTGGAATGGGATGAAGAAATTGTAA